The genomic interval TGGATTCTAATATAGCTAATAACCGTGTTGGAATTATTATTCCAATCTATAATGCAGAAAAATATCTTGAAAAATGCTTAGATTCAGTTGTTAATCAAACTCATACTAATTTAGAGATATTGCTAATTGATGATGGAAGCACAGATAATTCTTGTCAAATTGCCAAAGAATACGCTGCCAATGATGAAAGAATTACTTTGATTTTAAAAGATAACGCGGGACAATCTAGCGCAAGAAATATAGGAATAGATTATTTTAATCAAGAATATCAGTTCATTCCTACAAACAAAGAAATTGAAAAATTACATTTATTTAAAATCAAAAATCTTAACAATACAAAAATCTTAACAACCAAAAAACTTTTAGCGATTCCAAAAATAGATTATTTAATCTTTTTAGATTCTGATGATTCTTGGGATTTAGATTGTTTAAAAAAATGTGTAACCGCTATGAACAATAAGAATATAGATATAGTGTGGTTTCATTTAAGTTTTATCTATAAATTAAACTACAAAAGTCATTGGGTAATAACACCAAAACAATTACTTCAAGATATGATTAATAATCAAATAGATTATTTCTTTTTTGTTTGGGGTGGTATGATTCGATTTGATTTTTTAAAAAAAATAAAATTAAAATTTTTGGAAGGCGTTATGCACGAAGACCATTTTTTTGGAATCTGTTTATTTCTACAGGCAAGAAACATTTATATCTTGAAAGATAATCTTTATAAATATTTTACAAGCATAAATAGCGTTACAAGAGGAAAAAACTTATCTTTAGGGACTTTACAATCTTTTTATAATTATGCTAACGACGCGATTGATTATGTATTTTTTGATATTCTTAAAAAAACGAGAAGCAAGCAAATCTACAAAGAAATTTCTAGATTAATAATAAACGAACATATTTATTATTATATCCTCACCCTAAAAGATGATGAATTAAAAGAGTTAGCAAAAAAAGTGTTTTTTGGCAAACATTATTTTCAAACATTTCTTCCAGCATTCTCTTTCATTAGGAGGTGTTCATACTCATCTGCCAAAATGAGAATCTCCAATCATTTAGCATATAAACTAGGCTCTGCAATGATTTCAAACTCTAAAAGTCTTTCAGGATATATTCAAATGCCTTTTATTATCCTGTATATTTATTATAAACATCAAAAAGAACAAAAAGAATATCAAGCAAAAATAGCAAAAAATCCAGCCTTGAAACTTCCTCCTTTGGAATCCTGTGCAGACTATCAAGAATCTTTAAAATATAAAGAACATCTAAGTTTTAAACTCGGACTTGCTCTCATTGAGTCTCAAAAAATGGGGGGGGGGGCATAATAAAATTCATATTCTGTGATGTACCTAGATTAAAAAGAGAATTTAAAGAAAAATTTAACAAACCCTCTTGACAAATATAGTTATTTTTAATGCAATTCTCCCGCATTTAATTACAAGGAAAAAAATAGCTGAAATCAAAGAGGCTTTGCAATTATTGATTGAATTAGCGAAACAAAAG from Helicobacter ganmani carries:
- a CDS encoding glycosyltransferase, whose protein sequence is MIPNNHANIKTSGKNNVIEFCDNFRFFDKINCSISGENNTIQVGNVNINQRGNLKIHINGNNNIVKIDDGVIINHNLSLSFFAGGLGAIANDCSIKIASNTFFNGSTSLICGEKNTNILIGADCLFANNIRLITTDNHSIYDISTLKRVNQAGDVKLGNHIWVCEDVTCLNNSSVADNCVIATKSLVTKHLTDENCVYGGIPAKKIKSNINWDTQIKDKFMGGGHKPPNTIMKNATFVDSNIANNRVGIIIPIYNAEKYLEKCLDSVVNQTHTNLEILLIDDGSTDNSCQIAKEYAANDERITLILKDNAGQSSARNIGIDYFNQEYQFIPTNKEIEKLHLFKIKNLNNTKILTTKKLLAIPKIDYLIFLDSDDSWDLDCLKKCVTAMNNKNIDIVWFHLSFIYKLNYKSHWVITPKQLLQDMINNQIDYFFFVWGGMIRFDFLKKIKLKFLEGVMHEDHFFGICLFLQARNIYILKDNLYKYFTSINSVTRGKNLSLGTLQSFYNYANDAIDYVFFDILKKTRSKQIYKEISRLIINEHIYYYILTLKDDELKELAKKVFFGKHYFQTFLPAFSFIRRCSYSSAKMRISNHLAYKLGSAMISNSKSLSGYIQMPFIILYIYYKHQKEQKEYQAKIAKNPALKLPPLESCADYQESLKYKEHLSFKLGLALIESQKMGGGA